A single Hippopotamus amphibius kiboko isolate mHipAmp2 chromosome 5, mHipAmp2.hap2, whole genome shotgun sequence DNA region contains:
- the PARP10 gene encoding protein mono-ADP-ribosyltransferase PARP10 isoform X4: MGEAEAEVGAAVELSGLPPDVPDELLTLYFENRRSSGGGPLRSWQRLGRGGILTFRKAADAVRVLAQEEHTLHGTRLSLRPAPPRAPARLLLQGLPPGTAPQRLEQYVQALLCAAGHPERPCRALASPRPDRALVQLPEPLSEAEARILEEHARALGLEGAEVSLTWVPQARAVRVLGDSPLADLLLLELYLENERRSGGGPLEGVRRLPGHLGTVVSFQQWQVAERVLQRDHRLQGSELSLVPHYDVLEPEELTEHARGGNRPAALGPGAPEHALLDTGGPARAQNCAGNVTLGPEETPGQTGASLRTGPLWDRSLLGQAGPGSSGPVGSSEQEGPASLRTVGSPGPVETAPGSAGQGGVVETVLSMEPGAMRFIQLHHEDLLAGLGDVALFPLEGSDVTGFRICGAPAPCRAAEEFLQSLLGSVSCHVLSLKHPGSASFLLSPEGQHLLRGLEAQFQCVFGTEHLVRAALDADLGKQVDPTEALQAPPGHSHILWPPDSTDGDQENVSLEEVRELLATLEGLDGEDWLPLELGEEEPEGQPEEEATLRAGEGPIAPSTGAPGRLEEEAELQLALYRSLEPQGQVAEQEEAAALQRALALSLLEPPPLEEGQELQGRGPGGWARLEVHAAFEQDMEELEQALEAALEVHLREETVGPQGCVLPSELCAHLERRHGVSVALRGDRTVLRGFGAQPTRVARHLAALLAGPRDQSLPFPLVTSVPTLPEQRPRGPLGRLERLAESSSEFQTVVQAFYDTLDAACGRVCVVRAPRSPPMPLGAPWRW, encoded by the exons ATGggggaggcggaggcggaggtGGGGGCAGCAGTGGAACTCAGCGGGCTGCCCCCCGACGTCCCGGACGAGCTGCTCACGCTCTACTTCGAGAACCGCCGGAGCTCTGGGGGTGGACCTCTGCGGAGTTGGCAGAGGCTTGGACGCGGGGGCATCCTCACTTTTCGGAAAGCTGCAG ACGCAGTGAGGGTCTTGGCCCAGGAGGAGCACACGCTACACGGCACGCGGCTGAGCCTGCGGCCGGCCCCGCCACGCGCCCCTGCCCGCCTGCTGCTCCAAGGGCTGCCTCCTGGCACAGCACCGCAGCGCCTGGAGCAGTATGTCCAAGCCCTGCTTTGTGCTGCAGGGCACCCAGAGCGGCCCTGCCGTGCCCTGGCCAGTCCCCGGCCAGACCGGGCCCTGGTGCAGCTGCCCGAGCCCCTCTCAGAGGCAG AAGCCCGCATCCTGGAGGAGCACGCCCGGGCCCTGGGCCTGGAGGGGGCTGAGGTCTCCCTGACCTGGGTGCCCCAGGCCCGGGCGGTGCGTGTCTTGGGGGACAGCCCCCTCGCAGACCTGCTGCTGTTGGAGCTGTACCTGGAGAATGAGCGCCGCAGTGGCGGGGGGCCCCTGGAGGGCGTGCGCCGCCTGCCTGGGCACCTGGGCACGGTCGTGTCCTTCCAGCAGTGGCAGG TGGCTGAACGGGTGCTGCAGCGGGACCACCGGCTGCAGGGCTCAGAGCTGAGCCTCGTACCCCACTACGACGTCCTGGAGCCCGAGGAGCTCACGGAGCACGCCCGTGGAGGGAACCGCCCGGCTGCGTTGGGGCCTGGGGCCCCCGAGCATGCTCTACTGGACACTGGAGGGCCAGCGAGGGCACAGAATTGTGCTGGGAATGTGACATTGGGCCCTGAGGAGACACCGGGGCAAACAGGAGCCTCTCTGAGGACAGGTCCTCTCTGGGACCGGTCCTTGCTGGGCCAGGCCGGGCCAGGCAGCTCAGGGCCCGTGGGGTCTTCAGAACAGGAAGGGCCGGCGAGCCTGAGGACCGTGGGGTCTCCAGGCCCGGTGGAGACCGCCCCGGGGTCGGCGGGGCAGGGAGGCGTGGTGGAGACGGTGCTGTCGATGGAGCCGGGAGCCATGCGCTTCATTCAGCTCCACCACGAGGACCTTCTTGCTGGCCTGGGAGACGTCGCCCTCTTCCCGCTCGAGGGGTCAGATGTGACTGGCTTTCGG ATCTGTGGAGCCCCGGCCCCGTGCCGGGCAGCCGAGGAGTTCCTGCAGAGTCTGCTGGGCAGTGTTAGCTGCCACGTGCTGAGCCTGAAGCACCCGGGCAGCGCCAGCTTCCTGCTGAGCCCAGAGGGGCAGCACCTCCTGCGGGGGCTGGAGGCTCAGTTCCAGTGTGTCTTTGGGACAGAGCATCTGGTCAGGGCCGCCCTGGACGCAGACCTGGGGAAG CAGGTGGACCCCACGGAGGCCCTGCAGGCCCCCCCCGGCCACTCCCACATCCTGTGGCCTCCAGACAGTACGGACGGTGACCAGGAGAACGTGAGCCTGG aggAGGTCCGAGAGCTGCTGGCCACCCTGGAGGGCCTGGATGGGGAAGACTGGCTGCCgctggagctgggggaggaggagcctgAGGGCCAGCCCGAGGAGGAGGCGACtctcagggctggggaggggcccatAGCGCCCAGCACCGGGGCGCCTGGGcggctggaggaggaggctgagctGCAGCTGGCTCTCTACCGGTCCCTGGAGCCGCAGGGCCAGGTGGCCGAGCAGGAGGAGGCTGCGGCGCTGCAGCGGGCCCTGGCCCTCTCCCTGCTGGAGCCGCCCCCGCTGGAGGAAGGGCAAGAGCTCCAGGGCAGGGGGCCCGGCGGCTGGGCCCGGCTGGAGGTGCACGCTGCCTTTGAGCAGGATATGGAGGAGCTGGAGCAGGCCCTGGAGGCGGCCTTGGAGGTGCACCTCCGCGAGGAGACGGTGGGGCCCCAAGGCTGCGTGCTGCCCTCGGAGCTGTGCGCCCACCTGGAGCGGCGCCACGGCGTGAGCGTTGCCCTTCGTGGCGACCGCACCGTCCTGCGTGGCTTTGGGGCCCAGCCCACCCGTGTGGCCCGCCACTTAGCAGCGCTCCTGGCTGGCCCCCGGGATCAGAGCCTGCCCTTTCCCTTGGTGACGTCCGTCCCCACTC TGCCCGAGCAGAGGCCGAGGGGGCCCTTGGGCCGGCTGGAGCGCCTGGCTGAGAGCAGCAGTGAGTTCCAGACAGTGGTGCAGGCCTTCTACGACACGCTGGATGCCGCCTGCGGCAGGGTCTGTGTTGTCCGG GCCCCCAGAAGCCCTCCAATGCCACTGGGGGCCCCGTGGAGGTGGTGA
- the PARP10 gene encoding protein mono-ADP-ribosyltransferase PARP10 isoform X2, which yields MGEAEAEVGAAVELSGLPPDVPDELLTLYFENRRSSGGGPLRSWQRLGRGGILTFRKAADAVRVLAQEEHTLHGTRLSLRPAPPRAPARLLLQGLPPGTAPQRLEQYVQALLCAAGHPERPCRALASPRPDRALVQLPEPLSEAEARILEEHARALGLEGAEVSLTWVPQARAVRVLGDSPLADLLLLELYLENERRSGGGPLEGVRRLPGHLGTVVSFQQWQVAERVLQRDHRLQGSELSLVPHYDVLEPEELTEHARGGNRPAALGPGAPEHALLDTGGPARAQNCAGNVTLGPEETPGQTGASLRTGPLWDRSLLGQAGPGSSGPVGSSEQEGPASLRTVGSPGPVETAPGSAGQGGVVETVLSMEPGAMRFIQLHHEDLLAGLGDVALFPLEGSDVTGFRICGAPAPCRAAEEFLQSLLGSVSCHVLSLKHPGSASFLLSPEGQHLLRGLEAQFQCVFGTEHLVRAALDADLGKVDPTEALQAPPGHSHILWPPDSTDGDQENVSLEEVRELLATLEGLDGEDWLPLELGEEEPEGQPEEEATLRAGEGPIAPSTGAPGRLEEEAELQLALYRSLEPQGQVAEQEEAAALQRALALSLLEPPPLEEGQELQGRGPGGWARLEVHAAFEQDMEELEQALEAALEVHLREETVGPQGCVLPSELCAHLERRHGVSVALRGDRTVLRGFGAQPTRVARHLAALLAGPRDQSLPFPLVTSVPTLPEQRPRGPLGRLERLAESSSEFQTVVQAFYDTLDAACGRVCVVRVERVLHPLLQQQYELHRERLEQCCDRRPAEQVLYHGTSVATVRDICAHGFNRSFCGRNGTLYGQGVYFAKRASLSVLDRYSPPDAEGHKAVFVARVLTGDYGQGCPGLRAPPPRPPGHALLRYDSAVDCLPQPSIFVIFHDTQALPTHLITCKHVSRSPSGDPPGLLSNSPATYP from the exons ATGggggaggcggaggcggaggtGGGGGCAGCAGTGGAACTCAGCGGGCTGCCCCCCGACGTCCCGGACGAGCTGCTCACGCTCTACTTCGAGAACCGCCGGAGCTCTGGGGGTGGACCTCTGCGGAGTTGGCAGAGGCTTGGACGCGGGGGCATCCTCACTTTTCGGAAAGCTGCAG ACGCAGTGAGGGTCTTGGCCCAGGAGGAGCACACGCTACACGGCACGCGGCTGAGCCTGCGGCCGGCCCCGCCACGCGCCCCTGCCCGCCTGCTGCTCCAAGGGCTGCCTCCTGGCACAGCACCGCAGCGCCTGGAGCAGTATGTCCAAGCCCTGCTTTGTGCTGCAGGGCACCCAGAGCGGCCCTGCCGTGCCCTGGCCAGTCCCCGGCCAGACCGGGCCCTGGTGCAGCTGCCCGAGCCCCTCTCAGAGGCAG AAGCCCGCATCCTGGAGGAGCACGCCCGGGCCCTGGGCCTGGAGGGGGCTGAGGTCTCCCTGACCTGGGTGCCCCAGGCCCGGGCGGTGCGTGTCTTGGGGGACAGCCCCCTCGCAGACCTGCTGCTGTTGGAGCTGTACCTGGAGAATGAGCGCCGCAGTGGCGGGGGGCCCCTGGAGGGCGTGCGCCGCCTGCCTGGGCACCTGGGCACGGTCGTGTCCTTCCAGCAGTGGCAGG TGGCTGAACGGGTGCTGCAGCGGGACCACCGGCTGCAGGGCTCAGAGCTGAGCCTCGTACCCCACTACGACGTCCTGGAGCCCGAGGAGCTCACGGAGCACGCCCGTGGAGGGAACCGCCCGGCTGCGTTGGGGCCTGGGGCCCCCGAGCATGCTCTACTGGACACTGGAGGGCCAGCGAGGGCACAGAATTGTGCTGGGAATGTGACATTGGGCCCTGAGGAGACACCGGGGCAAACAGGAGCCTCTCTGAGGACAGGTCCTCTCTGGGACCGGTCCTTGCTGGGCCAGGCCGGGCCAGGCAGCTCAGGGCCCGTGGGGTCTTCAGAACAGGAAGGGCCGGCGAGCCTGAGGACCGTGGGGTCTCCAGGCCCGGTGGAGACCGCCCCGGGGTCGGCGGGGCAGGGAGGCGTGGTGGAGACGGTGCTGTCGATGGAGCCGGGAGCCATGCGCTTCATTCAGCTCCACCACGAGGACCTTCTTGCTGGCCTGGGAGACGTCGCCCTCTTCCCGCTCGAGGGGTCAGATGTGACTGGCTTTCGG ATCTGTGGAGCCCCGGCCCCGTGCCGGGCAGCCGAGGAGTTCCTGCAGAGTCTGCTGGGCAGTGTTAGCTGCCACGTGCTGAGCCTGAAGCACCCGGGCAGCGCCAGCTTCCTGCTGAGCCCAGAGGGGCAGCACCTCCTGCGGGGGCTGGAGGCTCAGTTCCAGTGTGTCTTTGGGACAGAGCATCTGGTCAGGGCCGCCCTGGACGCAGACCTGGGGAAG GTGGACCCCACGGAGGCCCTGCAGGCCCCCCCCGGCCACTCCCACATCCTGTGGCCTCCAGACAGTACGGACGGTGACCAGGAGAACGTGAGCCTGG aggAGGTCCGAGAGCTGCTGGCCACCCTGGAGGGCCTGGATGGGGAAGACTGGCTGCCgctggagctgggggaggaggagcctgAGGGCCAGCCCGAGGAGGAGGCGACtctcagggctggggaggggcccatAGCGCCCAGCACCGGGGCGCCTGGGcggctggaggaggaggctgagctGCAGCTGGCTCTCTACCGGTCCCTGGAGCCGCAGGGCCAGGTGGCCGAGCAGGAGGAGGCTGCGGCGCTGCAGCGGGCCCTGGCCCTCTCCCTGCTGGAGCCGCCCCCGCTGGAGGAAGGGCAAGAGCTCCAGGGCAGGGGGCCCGGCGGCTGGGCCCGGCTGGAGGTGCACGCTGCCTTTGAGCAGGATATGGAGGAGCTGGAGCAGGCCCTGGAGGCGGCCTTGGAGGTGCACCTCCGCGAGGAGACGGTGGGGCCCCAAGGCTGCGTGCTGCCCTCGGAGCTGTGCGCCCACCTGGAGCGGCGCCACGGCGTGAGCGTTGCCCTTCGTGGCGACCGCACCGTCCTGCGTGGCTTTGGGGCCCAGCCCACCCGTGTGGCCCGCCACTTAGCAGCGCTCCTGGCTGGCCCCCGGGATCAGAGCCTGCCCTTTCCCTTGGTGACGTCCGTCCCCACTC TGCCCGAGCAGAGGCCGAGGGGGCCCTTGGGCCGGCTGGAGCGCCTGGCTGAGAGCAGCAGTGAGTTCCAGACAGTGGTGCAGGCCTTCTACGACACGCTGGATGCCGCCTGCGGCAGGGTCTGTGTTGTCCGG GTGGAGCGTGTGTTGCACCCGTTGCTACAACAGCAGTACGAGCTGCACCGGGAGCGCCTGGAGCAGTGCTGTGACCGGCGGCCAGCCGAGCAGGTCCTGTACCACGGCACCTCGGTAGCCACCGTCCGGGACATCTGCGCACACGGCTTCAACCGCAGTTTCTGCGGCCGCAATG GCACGCTCTACGGACAGGGCGTGTACTTCGCCAAGCGCGCCTCCCTGTCGGTGCTGGACCGGTACTCGCCCCCCGACGCCGAGGGCCACAAGGCGGTGTTCGTGGCGCGGGTGCTGACCGGCGACTACGGGCAGGGCTGCCCCGGGCTGCGGGCACCCCCTCCGCGGCCCCCCGGCCACGCACTCCTGCGCTACGACAGCGCGGTGGactgcctcccccagcccagcatcTTCGTCATCTTTCACGACACCCAGGCGCTGCCCACCCACCTCATCACTTGCAAGCACGTGTCCCGGTCTCCCTCCGGAGACCCCCCTGGGCTCTTGAGCAACTCCCCAGCCACCTACCCCTAG
- the PARP10 gene encoding protein mono-ADP-ribosyltransferase PARP10 isoform X3: protein MGEAEAEVGAAVELSGLPPDVPDELLTLYFENRRSSGGGPLRSWQRLGRGGILTFRKAADAVRVLAQEEHTLHGTRLSLRPAPPRAPARLLLQGLPPGTAPQRLEQYVQALLCAAGHPERPCRALASPRPDRALVQLPEPLSEAEARILEEHARALGLEGAEVSLTWVPQARAVRVLGDSPLADLLLLELYLENERRSGGGPLEGVRRLPGHLGTVVSFQQWQVAERVLQRDHRLQGSELSLVPHYDVLEPEELTEHARGGNRPAALGPGAPEHALLDTGGPARAQNCAGNVTLGPEETPGQTGASLRTGPLWDRSLLGQAGPGSSGPVGSSEQEGPASLRTVGSPGPVETAPGSAGQGGVVETVLSMEPGAMRFIQLHHEDLLAGLGDVALFPLEGSDVTGFRICGAPAPCRAAEEFLQSLLGSVSCHVLSLKHPGSASFLLSPEGQHLLRGLEAQFQCVFGTEHLVRAALDADLGKQVDPTEALQAPPGHSHILWPPDSTDGDQENVSLEEVRELLATLEGLDGEDWLPLELGEEEPEGQPEEEATLRAGEGPIAPSTGAPGRLEEEAELQLALYRSLEPQGQVAEQEEAAALQRALALSLLEPPPLEEGQELQGRGPGGWARLEVHAAFEQDMEELEQALEAALEVHLREETVGPQGCVLPSELCAHLERRHGVSVALRGDRTVLRGFGAQPTRVARHLAALLAGPRDQSLPFPLVTSVPTLPEQRPRGPLGRLERLAESSSEFQTVVQAFYDTLDAACGRVCVVRPCPTALALTEAARRWSVCCTRCYNSSTSCTGSAWSSAVTGGQPSRSCTTAPR from the exons ATGggggaggcggaggcggaggtGGGGGCAGCAGTGGAACTCAGCGGGCTGCCCCCCGACGTCCCGGACGAGCTGCTCACGCTCTACTTCGAGAACCGCCGGAGCTCTGGGGGTGGACCTCTGCGGAGTTGGCAGAGGCTTGGACGCGGGGGCATCCTCACTTTTCGGAAAGCTGCAG ACGCAGTGAGGGTCTTGGCCCAGGAGGAGCACACGCTACACGGCACGCGGCTGAGCCTGCGGCCGGCCCCGCCACGCGCCCCTGCCCGCCTGCTGCTCCAAGGGCTGCCTCCTGGCACAGCACCGCAGCGCCTGGAGCAGTATGTCCAAGCCCTGCTTTGTGCTGCAGGGCACCCAGAGCGGCCCTGCCGTGCCCTGGCCAGTCCCCGGCCAGACCGGGCCCTGGTGCAGCTGCCCGAGCCCCTCTCAGAGGCAG AAGCCCGCATCCTGGAGGAGCACGCCCGGGCCCTGGGCCTGGAGGGGGCTGAGGTCTCCCTGACCTGGGTGCCCCAGGCCCGGGCGGTGCGTGTCTTGGGGGACAGCCCCCTCGCAGACCTGCTGCTGTTGGAGCTGTACCTGGAGAATGAGCGCCGCAGTGGCGGGGGGCCCCTGGAGGGCGTGCGCCGCCTGCCTGGGCACCTGGGCACGGTCGTGTCCTTCCAGCAGTGGCAGG TGGCTGAACGGGTGCTGCAGCGGGACCACCGGCTGCAGGGCTCAGAGCTGAGCCTCGTACCCCACTACGACGTCCTGGAGCCCGAGGAGCTCACGGAGCACGCCCGTGGAGGGAACCGCCCGGCTGCGTTGGGGCCTGGGGCCCCCGAGCATGCTCTACTGGACACTGGAGGGCCAGCGAGGGCACAGAATTGTGCTGGGAATGTGACATTGGGCCCTGAGGAGACACCGGGGCAAACAGGAGCCTCTCTGAGGACAGGTCCTCTCTGGGACCGGTCCTTGCTGGGCCAGGCCGGGCCAGGCAGCTCAGGGCCCGTGGGGTCTTCAGAACAGGAAGGGCCGGCGAGCCTGAGGACCGTGGGGTCTCCAGGCCCGGTGGAGACCGCCCCGGGGTCGGCGGGGCAGGGAGGCGTGGTGGAGACGGTGCTGTCGATGGAGCCGGGAGCCATGCGCTTCATTCAGCTCCACCACGAGGACCTTCTTGCTGGCCTGGGAGACGTCGCCCTCTTCCCGCTCGAGGGGTCAGATGTGACTGGCTTTCGG ATCTGTGGAGCCCCGGCCCCGTGCCGGGCAGCCGAGGAGTTCCTGCAGAGTCTGCTGGGCAGTGTTAGCTGCCACGTGCTGAGCCTGAAGCACCCGGGCAGCGCCAGCTTCCTGCTGAGCCCAGAGGGGCAGCACCTCCTGCGGGGGCTGGAGGCTCAGTTCCAGTGTGTCTTTGGGACAGAGCATCTGGTCAGGGCCGCCCTGGACGCAGACCTGGGGAAG CAGGTGGACCCCACGGAGGCCCTGCAGGCCCCCCCCGGCCACTCCCACATCCTGTGGCCTCCAGACAGTACGGACGGTGACCAGGAGAACGTGAGCCTGG aggAGGTCCGAGAGCTGCTGGCCACCCTGGAGGGCCTGGATGGGGAAGACTGGCTGCCgctggagctgggggaggaggagcctgAGGGCCAGCCCGAGGAGGAGGCGACtctcagggctggggaggggcccatAGCGCCCAGCACCGGGGCGCCTGGGcggctggaggaggaggctgagctGCAGCTGGCTCTCTACCGGTCCCTGGAGCCGCAGGGCCAGGTGGCCGAGCAGGAGGAGGCTGCGGCGCTGCAGCGGGCCCTGGCCCTCTCCCTGCTGGAGCCGCCCCCGCTGGAGGAAGGGCAAGAGCTCCAGGGCAGGGGGCCCGGCGGCTGGGCCCGGCTGGAGGTGCACGCTGCCTTTGAGCAGGATATGGAGGAGCTGGAGCAGGCCCTGGAGGCGGCCTTGGAGGTGCACCTCCGCGAGGAGACGGTGGGGCCCCAAGGCTGCGTGCTGCCCTCGGAGCTGTGCGCCCACCTGGAGCGGCGCCACGGCGTGAGCGTTGCCCTTCGTGGCGACCGCACCGTCCTGCGTGGCTTTGGGGCCCAGCCCACCCGTGTGGCCCGCCACTTAGCAGCGCTCCTGGCTGGCCCCCGGGATCAGAGCCTGCCCTTTCCCTTGGTGACGTCCGTCCCCACTC TGCCCGAGCAGAGGCCGAGGGGGCCCTTGGGCCGGCTGGAGCGCCTGGCTGAGAGCAGCAGTGAGTTCCAGACAGTGGTGCAGGCCTTCTACGACACGCTGGATGCCGCCTGCGGCAGGGTCTGTGTTGTCCGG CCCTGCCCTACAGCCCTGGCTCTGACCGAGGCCGCCCGCAGGTGGAGCGTGTGTTGCACCCGTTGCTACAACAGCAGTACGAGCTGCACCGGGAGCGCCTGGAGCAGTGCTGTGACCGGCGGCCAGCCGAGCAGGTCCTGTACCACGGCACCTCGGTAG
- the PARP10 gene encoding protein mono-ADP-ribosyltransferase PARP10 isoform X1 codes for MGEAEAEVGAAVELSGLPPDVPDELLTLYFENRRSSGGGPLRSWQRLGRGGILTFRKAADAVRVLAQEEHTLHGTRLSLRPAPPRAPARLLLQGLPPGTAPQRLEQYVQALLCAAGHPERPCRALASPRPDRALVQLPEPLSEAEARILEEHARALGLEGAEVSLTWVPQARAVRVLGDSPLADLLLLELYLENERRSGGGPLEGVRRLPGHLGTVVSFQQWQVAERVLQRDHRLQGSELSLVPHYDVLEPEELTEHARGGNRPAALGPGAPEHALLDTGGPARAQNCAGNVTLGPEETPGQTGASLRTGPLWDRSLLGQAGPGSSGPVGSSEQEGPASLRTVGSPGPVETAPGSAGQGGVVETVLSMEPGAMRFIQLHHEDLLAGLGDVALFPLEGSDVTGFRICGAPAPCRAAEEFLQSLLGSVSCHVLSLKHPGSASFLLSPEGQHLLRGLEAQFQCVFGTEHLVRAALDADLGKQVDPTEALQAPPGHSHILWPPDSTDGDQENVSLEEVRELLATLEGLDGEDWLPLELGEEEPEGQPEEEATLRAGEGPIAPSTGAPGRLEEEAELQLALYRSLEPQGQVAEQEEAAALQRALALSLLEPPPLEEGQELQGRGPGGWARLEVHAAFEQDMEELEQALEAALEVHLREETVGPQGCVLPSELCAHLERRHGVSVALRGDRTVLRGFGAQPTRVARHLAALLAGPRDQSLPFPLVTSVPTLPEQRPRGPLGRLERLAESSSEFQTVVQAFYDTLDAACGRVCVVRVERVLHPLLQQQYELHRERLEQCCDRRPAEQVLYHGTSVATVRDICAHGFNRSFCGRNGTLYGQGVYFAKRASLSVLDRYSPPDAEGHKAVFVARVLTGDYGQGCPGLRAPPPRPPGHALLRYDSAVDCLPQPSIFVIFHDTQALPTHLITCKHVSRSPSGDPPGLLSNSPATYP; via the exons ATGggggaggcggaggcggaggtGGGGGCAGCAGTGGAACTCAGCGGGCTGCCCCCCGACGTCCCGGACGAGCTGCTCACGCTCTACTTCGAGAACCGCCGGAGCTCTGGGGGTGGACCTCTGCGGAGTTGGCAGAGGCTTGGACGCGGGGGCATCCTCACTTTTCGGAAAGCTGCAG ACGCAGTGAGGGTCTTGGCCCAGGAGGAGCACACGCTACACGGCACGCGGCTGAGCCTGCGGCCGGCCCCGCCACGCGCCCCTGCCCGCCTGCTGCTCCAAGGGCTGCCTCCTGGCACAGCACCGCAGCGCCTGGAGCAGTATGTCCAAGCCCTGCTTTGTGCTGCAGGGCACCCAGAGCGGCCCTGCCGTGCCCTGGCCAGTCCCCGGCCAGACCGGGCCCTGGTGCAGCTGCCCGAGCCCCTCTCAGAGGCAG AAGCCCGCATCCTGGAGGAGCACGCCCGGGCCCTGGGCCTGGAGGGGGCTGAGGTCTCCCTGACCTGGGTGCCCCAGGCCCGGGCGGTGCGTGTCTTGGGGGACAGCCCCCTCGCAGACCTGCTGCTGTTGGAGCTGTACCTGGAGAATGAGCGCCGCAGTGGCGGGGGGCCCCTGGAGGGCGTGCGCCGCCTGCCTGGGCACCTGGGCACGGTCGTGTCCTTCCAGCAGTGGCAGG TGGCTGAACGGGTGCTGCAGCGGGACCACCGGCTGCAGGGCTCAGAGCTGAGCCTCGTACCCCACTACGACGTCCTGGAGCCCGAGGAGCTCACGGAGCACGCCCGTGGAGGGAACCGCCCGGCTGCGTTGGGGCCTGGGGCCCCCGAGCATGCTCTACTGGACACTGGAGGGCCAGCGAGGGCACAGAATTGTGCTGGGAATGTGACATTGGGCCCTGAGGAGACACCGGGGCAAACAGGAGCCTCTCTGAGGACAGGTCCTCTCTGGGACCGGTCCTTGCTGGGCCAGGCCGGGCCAGGCAGCTCAGGGCCCGTGGGGTCTTCAGAACAGGAAGGGCCGGCGAGCCTGAGGACCGTGGGGTCTCCAGGCCCGGTGGAGACCGCCCCGGGGTCGGCGGGGCAGGGAGGCGTGGTGGAGACGGTGCTGTCGATGGAGCCGGGAGCCATGCGCTTCATTCAGCTCCACCACGAGGACCTTCTTGCTGGCCTGGGAGACGTCGCCCTCTTCCCGCTCGAGGGGTCAGATGTGACTGGCTTTCGG ATCTGTGGAGCCCCGGCCCCGTGCCGGGCAGCCGAGGAGTTCCTGCAGAGTCTGCTGGGCAGTGTTAGCTGCCACGTGCTGAGCCTGAAGCACCCGGGCAGCGCCAGCTTCCTGCTGAGCCCAGAGGGGCAGCACCTCCTGCGGGGGCTGGAGGCTCAGTTCCAGTGTGTCTTTGGGACAGAGCATCTGGTCAGGGCCGCCCTGGACGCAGACCTGGGGAAG CAGGTGGACCCCACGGAGGCCCTGCAGGCCCCCCCCGGCCACTCCCACATCCTGTGGCCTCCAGACAGTACGGACGGTGACCAGGAGAACGTGAGCCTGG aggAGGTCCGAGAGCTGCTGGCCACCCTGGAGGGCCTGGATGGGGAAGACTGGCTGCCgctggagctgggggaggaggagcctgAGGGCCAGCCCGAGGAGGAGGCGACtctcagggctggggaggggcccatAGCGCCCAGCACCGGGGCGCCTGGGcggctggaggaggaggctgagctGCAGCTGGCTCTCTACCGGTCCCTGGAGCCGCAGGGCCAGGTGGCCGAGCAGGAGGAGGCTGCGGCGCTGCAGCGGGCCCTGGCCCTCTCCCTGCTGGAGCCGCCCCCGCTGGAGGAAGGGCAAGAGCTCCAGGGCAGGGGGCCCGGCGGCTGGGCCCGGCTGGAGGTGCACGCTGCCTTTGAGCAGGATATGGAGGAGCTGGAGCAGGCCCTGGAGGCGGCCTTGGAGGTGCACCTCCGCGAGGAGACGGTGGGGCCCCAAGGCTGCGTGCTGCCCTCGGAGCTGTGCGCCCACCTGGAGCGGCGCCACGGCGTGAGCGTTGCCCTTCGTGGCGACCGCACCGTCCTGCGTGGCTTTGGGGCCCAGCCCACCCGTGTGGCCCGCCACTTAGCAGCGCTCCTGGCTGGCCCCCGGGATCAGAGCCTGCCCTTTCCCTTGGTGACGTCCGTCCCCACTC TGCCCGAGCAGAGGCCGAGGGGGCCCTTGGGCCGGCTGGAGCGCCTGGCTGAGAGCAGCAGTGAGTTCCAGACAGTGGTGCAGGCCTTCTACGACACGCTGGATGCCGCCTGCGGCAGGGTCTGTGTTGTCCGG GTGGAGCGTGTGTTGCACCCGTTGCTACAACAGCAGTACGAGCTGCACCGGGAGCGCCTGGAGCAGTGCTGTGACCGGCGGCCAGCCGAGCAGGTCCTGTACCACGGCACCTCGGTAGCCACCGTCCGGGACATCTGCGCACACGGCTTCAACCGCAGTTTCTGCGGCCGCAATG GCACGCTCTACGGACAGGGCGTGTACTTCGCCAAGCGCGCCTCCCTGTCGGTGCTGGACCGGTACTCGCCCCCCGACGCCGAGGGCCACAAGGCGGTGTTCGTGGCGCGGGTGCTGACCGGCGACTACGGGCAGGGCTGCCCCGGGCTGCGGGCACCCCCTCCGCGGCCCCCCGGCCACGCACTCCTGCGCTACGACAGCGCGGTGGactgcctcccccagcccagcatcTTCGTCATCTTTCACGACACCCAGGCGCTGCCCACCCACCTCATCACTTGCAAGCACGTGTCCCGGTCTCCCTCCGGAGACCCCCCTGGGCTCTTGAGCAACTCCCCAGCCACCTACCCCTAG